CCGCCACCCGTATTCGTATGCAATGTGATGTGGGGTTTGATTCTGTGTTGTGCTCTCTCGGCGTTTTTTGGGAAGTTGGTTGATGCGTTCGGTTTTTGGTCGTGCCTCGTGCGAGCGACGGCGTGCTGTTGCGGGTTTTTTTTAAGACGAAGTGCTGTTGCGGTTGATCGCTGTTATTATTCGGGCATCGATTCCATGCACCAATTGGTGGCAATGTGCGGGTGTTTTTCTCTCGCTGGCGGCTTGAATGATGCCACAAAAAGTTTCCCCTCTTGCGCACCTTTTCTGACCCCTCCCCTATCTTTATGCTCGATGTTCTTGATTCCTTCGGGCGCTTTGTGGGTTAACCCTTATGCAGGAAATACTTCTCTATTAGGAACTCTACGTATTTCTTGGTCATGCTTATGTATTTCGTCCATTTTTCTGAATGGTTGTTACAGGTAGTAGTAATTTGTCAACTGGGTGGCTAGAGGTATTACATACTCACATGGTGTTATGTGTTGTTTTGCATTTGAGAAATGGTCCGTTGTAGTCTATGTTCCCTTGCCTGAATTGCAGTGTTTTGAGGAATAACAATCAAGCATGTAACTAGCTGCCAACGTGTTGGATTCGTAGCAAGCTCAGGTTGAATGGCATGTCGTCTGATTATCTTAAACTGTGGCGCTAGTAATTGTTAATAGGATTCATGCATTTCCTTTCAGCGATGCGTTGTTGCTTTATTCATAACTTTTTTATGCTAGTGTGCTATTTTATACTGATGAGAAAGACAGCATGATAGGGATTGATTATTTATTTGGCCTTTTGGCTTCAGTGTTACATTTTCAGACATGGATAGCTTCTTTAGGTTGTCGGATTCGTATGGTTTTCCCATTATGCGTTTAAAGTGACATTTGCATGTTGTACTTCATGGAAGATTATTCCGAGCATTGTTTACCAATGAGGCAATGACCCATCTCTCGGTTGCCATTACATTCATGCAGAGTTGCAGACAACTGGATGTCTCAAAATTATTGTTAATTTTCTTAGTGTAGTCGTTATATAGTTCTGTCTTCTCTATGGCTGAAAATGTATCTTGGTATTTAACTGATCTCTTCCATCAGGCTGCTGAGTCAAGATATATGAATTGATGGATCTGTCCACAACTTCAGAAATGGCTAAGGCCTACTCGGACAAAGCAGAATCACTTGTTAAGGAATATCTTCTTGCAGATTCATATGTTTCGTACACCGCTGTGCTTGGTGGGATCCTGATGTGCAAGATGGTAACGTTTGTCCTCTCTTAGTTTTGACATTAACGATCATCACACCTGTGAATTTAGTTTGTTTTGACATAACGTTATAGTTCTAGTATGAGTTGTGTAATTAGTCAGCTAAATTTATGATACTTAGTAGAAGACTTCTAAGTCAAGTACGTGTTGATTTAGCAAACATATATCACCTAATCCTACCAGTTTTAGCCCCCTTTTATCTACAGTGTTTAGCAGCCATGGGAAACAAAAGTTGCATCACAACGTATAATTTGTTTAATCTTCTCATAATAGATCGCCTTTAGTTTATTACCATATTTGTTTGATACtgcaatattttgtttttgtttttcccttttttggaTGTGTGGGTAAGTGGGGGAGAAGGGGACATAGTTCAATTAACATCAGGATCCCTGTCAGTACCTTATCTATTTTTGATTTTGTGAAGTCATCTTGCCTCTTGAATCCATAGTGGTCCAATAAAAGTTATGAGCTATTCTGCAATGTAATTAGATAGCACATGCAGATACTGATCCTAAGTTCTGGCATTGTTTCTAGAGTTAGACTTTTCAAACCCTTTCAACTGCACATGTTTTTCTCTTGTTTCTATTGCATATTTATGTAAACCCTGACAATATTGCATGGAACTTGTTATGATTAATCTCTATGGACCAGAATTCTAGAGATTTAATTTTGAACAAAGATTCTAAGTTTACCAACATCACACACTTAGTAATCTCGGAGATCATAAGTTTGAATATTTTACTGACAATTTTGTAGACTTTCCTGCTTCCCAGTTTCTTGACTACACTTTACCATTTCTGTAACGGAAACACACTTTACCCTTTTGTTTGGCAGGTCTATGACATTACACACTTAGTCAGCTCATTCTACTACAAGAGTTATGCTTCTCTTTCGAAAATCCAAAAGCTTGAGTGGAACAACAGGTGAAGCCGTCTGTTTGCAAAACTATGTCCAATTTCACACTGTGTTTACTGACATTTCTATTCACCATACATGATTTACCTGTTTTAGGGGCATGTCCACCATTCATGCAATGTTCATCACATTCATGTCAGTGTACCTAGTATTCTTCTCCGATCTATTCTCTGATCAGCTGGATGGACCAGTAACTTTGCGGAGCTCAAACATCTCTAATTTTACACTGGGGGTGATAGctgttaatttgttttcattcAGCAATAGGCCATGTTAAAATACGTTCTCTCCTTTTGCCTCATACTagctttattttatttgtccAGGTTTCTGTCGGGTACTTCATCACTGACCTTGCTATGATACTATGGGTTTATCCTAAACTAGGTGGACTGGAGTATGTAAGTGAATATATGTCATCactgttcttccttttctttcattATCTTCCATTGTTGCTTTTCTGTACATATTATTTACTACTGGTCAACCATTGTCAGCTTCTCCATCACATCCTGTCACTTGTTTCCATAGTCTATGCTATGTATTCTGGGGAAGGTCAGTTGTATACATACATGGTTCTCATCTCTGAAACAACCACGCCTGGAATCAACCTCCGATGGTATATTTGATTCAATTAAATGACCACACGATTTGTTTGGATCAGTCTCATTATTTCATTCTGTCTGACCTATCCCGTTACCTTATGTCATGAAGGTTTCTTGATACTGCTGGACTGAAAAGATCCAAAGCCTATCTTGTGAATGGTGTCTCAATGTTTGTTGCATGGCTGGTATGTGAAAGTTTTTGCACGCAATTGTAGATTGCAAGTTATTTCCTGCAGTTGATTAGAAGCTCTCTAGTCTTTGTTTGCCATGCTTCAATATGTGCATACATGAATGAGCATTTCAGATTTTACAGCCGGATCCAAACTTGTACTTTTGTTATTTGTATTTGCTGCAAGCTAGGGATTTCTCTACTCATTCATACACTCTATTTTAGAGTGTGTGTTTTACTTGCCACTACCTTGGAATACCTTAATCTTTATACTAGATAAGGCATTTTTTTctcgagaaaacgcaaaagctttgcgtctcgatgcattgatagaaagaagTTTATGTACAAGACCACAGAGGGCCACACCCGAATTACAATGCGACGCGCCTAACTAGAGACATCCGGTAGCAACGCCCCGAGGCTAGCAGCGCCCGCagtcgcccagccttgagctGGTCAAAGAGGGAGGCGACGTTGGGGGTTGCATTGTCGAAGACAGCGGCGTTGCGGTGCTTCCAAATAGACCATACCATTAGCATGATCAGGGACGTCGTACCCTTTCGCGTGGTAGGAGGGGACGAGCGGATGGACTCCTGCCACCAAGTCACAAAAGGAACGCCGGCGGTCGGCAGGACTGGATAAGGCATTTTAGTGCGTTTATATTTTTGGGAACTAAATTTGGACATTTCCAAACTCATCTGGGGACTGGAgttgcaatattttttttctcgaactaTCGACTTCCAATATATCGTTCTGTagattcttttcttctgttaAGAGATGGATTCAGAGAAAATTACCGCACAACTTTAAATATGCATGCTGTCAATCTGAATCAATAATGTTCAATCAATCTGTTGTCTCATCAGTAACTTTTTCTTCCTGTTTAAAAGTTTCTGTGAGTTTCTTTCTAATATGGTCAGCCATTCGGCTAATGCAGGTGGCACGGATAATTTTGTTCATCTACTTGTTCTACCACATCTACTTCCACTATGACCAGGTAATTTACTTCCTTCTTCTGTGTCAACAACATATGACTATGCGACAAAAAAATACAGTGAAAACTAAATTTTATTATGGGTTTTTGACAGGTCATGCTGATGCAGACATTCAGCTGCCTTCTGATTTTTGCCGTGCCCACGATACTGCTCGTTATGAACACTATTTGGTTTGCCAAGATCTTGAGAGGCCTTCAGAAGACGCTGGCCAAGAAGCAGTGAAGAGAAAAATGGCAGATGAAAGCTCACGGACCGTCTACAAATCCTCCTCCCTTGCAGTCACGTACAACTACATATACGTCTTGAGTAAAGCTAGTTAGTGCAACTCGTACGCAAGTTAAATTCCTCGTAGATGACTCCGATACGCTTGTGCACAGCCCCAAATTTTCCCTGGATATTCTACCCTGTACATACTACACCCGTCCGGGTCGGCTATTCCTTAGAATGCTTCAAATCACCTGTGCATCAGATGCCTCAACCATCACGGATGAGGTGGTTGGTCATCAAACTGACCTAGAGAGGTTGAAACCTGGAACTCTGTTTCTAGTCACAACTCTAAATGTAAATTCGGTATTGTTCTTGACTTCTGAATCTGAATAGCAGTAGATCATTCACGTACCATTGCAAGTGcacttttttttcatgtgcgcAGCTCTCTGATTGCTGCTGCGATGCTATGTTCACTAATAACTTTGACATGTTCCCTTTTTATGGCGCAAAATTTGCATCAACTAGAATAATGGTGGGAAAATCAGAACCTTCCTAGAATGCAGAAAAGCTGCTCCATGGTTTATGTATGGTTCTTTGTCAAAtgatgtattttattttttgccgAACGAATGATTATCCTGCTACTGGCTCCCTGCTCTTGATCAGCTGTAACAGCAGATGGAAGAGATCGAGTGCAATGCCCTGAGCTTGAACTGCCTGCGTGCTACGTCAGGCTACGGCTAAGCAAGCCCTGAAATGACACGAAGAGGTCCTTGTTTCCTGCGCCGAATATCTCGTCCGCCTTCTCGAGGGTCTCCTGCATCATCCCAGTCACAGTAATCAAGATCTGGAGCTCCGAACGAAactatggatccagttggaaACTGAAAGTGGGGCGGCAAGTGCCAAGTGCCAACCTGTTGTGATTGCCTGTGGGCGTTGAGCTCCTTGATGTTGGCGAGGAAAGCTGCAAACTGTTCGTACGAGAGACGGCTCctgcaaatgaaaaaaaaagcagaagaGGGGAATTAGTTCTATCAAGAAACAGATGCTACTAATGAGACGAAATTTAAAAGCAGAAGTACTGATGCGTACCTTGCCTGGCGGAAGAACTCCTTGCCATCTACCCTTGTCGTGCGCCCTGAGACAGAAGTCGGTCGGAACAACGTCcagagaaataaatttagTGGTTTCAACGGGGACAGTCTCCAGATGAATGAGCTGATCAATTCTGATGAACTCCCGGcacgcaaaaaaaagaaagaaagaagaacgTACCCGACATTGAGTGCCCGCGAGGTGGCGAATTGGCTGCAGAGGACATCTTGCTCGAGGGGAGCCACGCCGACATGGCCATATGACCTTCTCTCCTCGGCgaagtggcggcggcgctggacgCAAGTTTAGGTGACACGGCCGTGGAGTATCGCCTAGGGGATGCGGCGCCGGAGGTCAATTTCGGGGATACGGCAGTGGAGTACCTTCTAGGGGCTTCGGCAGACGATCTCAGTCTCGGCGCAGGATCGGAAGCCACCAGGCGCGGAGTTATGTGCGTGATGGTAAGCTTCTGCTCGAATGGCCTTGCCACTGAAAATAACAGATGTTCAGAATCCTTTCAAATCTCAACATTTTGTGCTACACCCCTGTTTATCATACGTACCGTCCTGGTTCGTGCTTTCGACTTGGGAAGATCCATCGGCTCGGGTGGTGGTGGACACGGGATGGCTATTTGCCGATCCTTCTTCGGGAAGGTTGCGGAAAGATATGTCAGAGATGAAACAGGGTGTCACAGACTTGCAATGAgctgctggagcctggagATTACAGTGTCCACGGGGTAGTGTCATAGTAATACCTGATCTCCAAGAATTCCCTTGCTCGCAGGTCCTTATGTCTACAGTTTCCTGACTCTGTGCAGAGAAGGACAGAAAGCTTACTACTGAGTACTGAGCAGAGAAACAGTGGCCATTGCTTGCTTCGCAGAAACTGACTAATTGGAGAGGAGGAGCTTACTGAAGAATTCTCGTCACCGAGTGACTGCATTAGGTGCCTCTTGAATGTCTCCAGCTGCAAGTAAAGAACAAATAAAATTAGCAGAAAACGCGAGGAGAGCAACCGTGTGATCCCTGTCCCTGGCAGATGCAGGAGTGCCGTCACCTTGGCGAGGTCCCTGGCCAGCTTCTTCGACGTGTGCGCGAGCGAGTCCCTCTCCTTCACCAGCTTAGCCTTCGCACAACCCAAAACGAGATCGACCAACAAGTTCAACACTAGAAATCTCAGAAACACGGCAACGACCAGCAAAAAACGCAAAGTGAGTGACACATAATATGCAGCAGCACGTACGTTGTCGTCGAGGAtggcgcggaggcgggcgtcggcgtcgcggaGGGCCTGGTcgagggcggcggccctgtcggcgaggtcggcggcgaggcggtcCTTGTCGGCGAGCTTCTGGCGGAGGCGCGCGGCCTCGTGCTCGAGGCGGGAGGCGCGGgaggccacggccacggccgtGATCTTGCGGGCCACCTCCAGCTGCTCGTACGggtccggcggcagcgcggccGCGATGGCGTCCGATAGCccggcctccgccggcgcggcggcggcgctggtaCTGGTAGTGGGAGTTTGCGTCATCTGGTGGGGTGGGGATCGAATGGCGCGAAGGTGGTGAGATCCGAAGCGGGGCGCAGGAGGTTATCGGGCGGCGGGAAGGAAGGAATTTGCATTGGTGGAGGTGCCGAGGTGGGGGTTGCTCGTCATGCGAGTTTGAATATGCGTCTTGCACGTGGAAACAAATCCCTTTCGCTCCGTTGGAAATATTTATGCACAATCTACAAACTCGTTGAGTACGTCataacaagaaaagaagatttCCGAAAGATAGTTCTAGCTGGGCCGCGCTAGGTGGGTGATATTTTTATCTGATTCATCGTTTTCTCAGCTATTTGCATATGCTCCCACCTGTCACGATAGTATAGTTAGATATAATATCCTTCTCAAACTAGCAAGTCAGTCGTTGTAGTATAGTGGTAAGTATTCCCGCCTGTCACGCGGGTGACCCGGGTTCgatccccggcaacggcgttaattttttttttctttagtgTACGtcgttttgttttgttctgttCCTCATTGCGTCTCTTTATCCTTACGGGCTCACCGTTTGGGCCGCGTATTGTTGGCCAGGGGATTTAAACAGCCCAGCCCAGTAGTTCTCAACGTCCCGACTTCACCCCACCGCCTCTGGCCCTATGCCGCACCGGCCGTCTCGTCGGTAAGCACGTGCCTCGCAGTCGCAGCCGATTCGGTTCCGGTCCCAAATTTCCCCCTCTGGACAGATGCCAACCGGATGCtcaaaccctaaaccctaccGACCTTCGAAATCACGccgcaatggcggcggcggagaacgACTCCTCGCAGGAACCCCCACCGCTCgcctccggcagcggcggcggcggccccaaTCCGTGCTGCGCGAAGGTAATTACTAACCTCTACCCGACTCTTTGCGGCGCGTTCTGCGTTCGATGTGTTCGCCTAATTCCTGATGGGATTCCTATTGTTATTTGGCTCCGTAGCTGTGGAAGAAATGCCAGAAGAATGAGACGGCCCGAGCAGCGCTGCGCGACGGGATTAAGGTGCTGAACAGCGAGATCGCCAGGCTGGAGAATGAGAAATCCGCTCTCAGCGATGGTACAAGTTCCCTGACTTGTTCGTGCTTTTGCTAGTTTGGTTGATTGCTTCTGCGTTATGATTCTAGTTGGTCGGACTGTGTTAGGACACCCACCTTGCAGCTGGACAAGAGCAATTTAAATGTCGGGTCGGCACACTTTATTAGGTTTCTATAAATGATTATAATCTGCCGTTTTGGTTAGTTAATCCTCTGTGTGCGCTGATTTATGCAATGAATGTCTAGGCTTTTCCCTAAGAAAAATACTAGTATGTAGGTTCTGGCCTGTAATCAAATCTTTTTCTTCATGTAAAGAAAAGCAAAGGCCTTTTTCTCAAAAGCTTGTTCTTATGAACTATCTAATGTTCTAAATTATAATCTAATACATGTTAGTAGCATGACCAGGAATTTAACAGAAGATGCCTATCCCACAGAAGATGAGAGTTGCAAagtatgtttattttctcttaATGCTTCCTCTGATAGCACTAAGGCAACGATCAACCCATATGGCGTTCTGGTTCTTTTTGTGACACTATCGCTGCAACTTTAATCCTTTTGGTATGTTGCTAATATGTTGTAATTTCTGCTTCTGCATGAGCAGTGTGCAAGGAGGAGCGTCTCCGAGCTGATTCAGCAGAAGCAGCTAGGGAAACCGAGTCTGATGCCAGAGATGCACTAGAGAAGGAGATAATTGAACTGAAAGCACAGAACTCAGCCCTGCAGCAAAAGCAAAATATTAGCAGAAATGATGATGAGCTTTTACGCATCTCTGAGTTGGAGGAAGAAAATAGACAGCTCAAACAGGTTTTAGGAGAAGAAAGGACGAAAATTGATTCTGTGAAGAAAAAAGTCGACGAAGAAAGGAGCAAGGCTCTAGAAATGCAAAAACTACTGAAGTCTGAAGCACATAAGCATGAAGAGTATAAAAGGCTTGCTGATACAGAAAGGAAAGTAGCCCATGATTGGAAGGCGTCGTTAGAAAAATTGAGGATTGAAGCAAATGGAACAAAAGCTCAGTTGGCCACTCAGATTCAGAAAACAGGGGAAGCACATAAAATGGCTGAAGCAGAGAGGCAAAAGGCTGCCAGAGAAAAGAAATGTGCTGATTCAGAAAAAATGTTAGCAGAGAAGAACAAAAGGCAAATTGAAgttgagagaaaaaaagtgATGGAAGAGAAGAGCCGTGCTGATAATCTGTTTGCTAAGTTAGAGGATCAAACGAAGCTGAATGATAACTTACGAGTTAGCATTGAggctgaaaaagaaaagctaatgTGTGAGAAGAACCGTGCAGACCACCTGTTACAGAAGTTTGAAGAGGAGAGAAAACGGAGTGAATATTTACAAAGGAAGTGcgattctttttcttcttctaggGATATGATTTCTGTTGTCAACCATGGAATACAGCAAGCTGATGTTGCTAATGAAAGGGCAAACATCAAACTCCTTAAAGAGAAGTTGAAGCGGAAGAAAGAGCAATTACAGCATGTGAAAAAGGTATTGGAGTTGGATAAAGCACTAATGAGAAGAGAGCTTCAGCTCCTAAAACAGGAATGGATGCAGCCTCTTAGCCGGTTTAACATGCTTGATGACTATCTTGCTGATGGTGCCAAAGGTATTGATGTATTGAAAAAGGTCTGTATCTTGGTTGCTACTTACTAGTATCATCATCTATATTTATGAAGGTAGTTCAGTAGAAATTTCAACATACTCATAGGAATCATGATGGCCTACAATATCAAACTGAACCTACAATAGTTTTAGGCTCAATTTGGGGTTGTTGAACTGTGTTGTGTTGAACTTTTATTATAATCTGCTGTAGAACAATACACACGAAAGTAGGAAAAATTTGTTAGCCAAACAGAAAATAGGCAAAAGCTGGTTGAAAAagctggattatcataatccaccgcaatgccaaatTCAGCCTTAATGTACTACAGTAAACAATAATTTTCTTCATACAGACTGTAAACAATGCCAAATAGAGCCTTAATGTATATATTGCAAACTTGTCTGCACAGGTTTTTTTTCGGTTGGTATGGTGAGAAAAAAGTATCTTAAAATGAAGAAGACATAAGAGTAATTCTTCTGTCAATATCATTTGCTCAAATTGAAGACTGGTGGAATGTTTGGCAGCAAATTGATTTGTGTGCAGCAAGAAATGTCACCTCCTTCCATTCCCAAATTGATGCCTACCAGTTCTAACCTTTTCCATTCTATGACGGCATGTCCCAAATGTGATAGTATTGACAACAAATATACTGAATATTGGTGACAGTTTACCGCTAGTTTGACACTTCAATGTGTAAATAACTTTAGCTTGAATTTGTATTTTGAAaaacctactccctccattccaaaacataGGGTGTGCGTGTTATACAAGatttaactttgaccaataatttaTCTAACTATAGTGGATTGTGTGATACACTAATTACTCGCTAGCATGCTTCCCTGTAGTTATCCATGATAAATATTGTTACTTTGTTACATGTAGAGGCAACTAATATGTTCACATAGATCTTTTTCTCTTGCGGTAATTCCTGTCTATATTGACTGATGTTATCATCTTGGCAGTCGAAGCGACAACAGGAATTGCATGACTTTGAACAgaatcttcttcctcataaTCCAGTTGCTGGCCCATATTTCGGGATTCAAGCTGGTGGGATGATTCCTTTCACTTCTACCCCAAGAGAATATGCTTCATATCAGTTACCTAGAGAAAGCTGCACAAGACCAATATCAGGTACTAGTTCTGAATTAGAGCCTCCTATTGGTAGTGCTCTCAGAATGAAGTCAAAAAATCACCCCAGATCTTCATGTCCCACATCCATATCTGATAAAAAGTTCATGGGCTCACAGGGTAAGGAAAGCCTACTTGTTTCATCAACAGGTATCAGAACGAACCAGAGCTCAGTAGTTCCAGAGTTACCCCCTAAAGATTTCAATGGTGCAAGGAAGCAAGATGTAGTGTTGCTTGACAGTTCTGGTAATTCCTCCCAACAGAACGCATCAAAGCCATCCCTGCCTGGTGGTACAGAAGTTGCAGATCAAATGCCCAATGATGGTAGGAAGAGAAAAAGGACCAAAAAATCTGTAGAATCCGCTGCTCTTTCCTCTAAACGCAATCTGCtgaattcaaaaaaaataaagaccCATGATGCCAGTACAAATGGCAATTTGGCATTCAATGATAATTGTTCATCTCTGCAGCAAGAACATAACATCATCGCATGTGTGAATGAAGGCTTGCAAAATAATCAGAGGAAATGTCATATTGTTGCTGATAGATTTCCTTCCAGTAAATTGCCCTCTCCTGGAGCAGGAAATGCTTGTGCTTCATTGCTCTCTTTTGAGAAATTGATCGAGGGGGGCTGCTTGAAGTTGCTCGATTTGGACAATGATGCTGATGAGGAGAAGTACAGAAAGGCAATGGAGAAACCTATTTCACCAGATTTGCCCATTGTAACTAAAGGGTCTATATCTCGCCATTCGGGTAATGGCAATGATTTTGAATATGATAGAGTTTGTCCTGCATTGGAAGTTGAAGAATCTGCAAATGTGTCGGCTACAGCCTCTTTGAACTGCCTCCCACATGGGAATGAAGCCCCATATGCTGTATCTTCCCTTGCTGTAGAGTCGGACAATACCATCAGACCACTGTTCTCAGGGAGTAGCTGCGGAGGTCATACAAATGCCATCTTGCATTTGCATAAGGGGGCACCTGATAAAAACAGGCCAGTTCAAATTTGTGATGGATCATCAGATGCTGGACTGCGAAGATATGCTGGGACAAGTAAAGCACAAACAGCTGAGGTTATCAATTTGACCTCAGATAGTGTGACTGGTCATTGTCATGCAGCCGAAAATAACACTTTATACTTTGTTGGAGTTGTTAGTTTGAAAAGAAGTAGCATAGTAAAGATATTTCACTATTGGGAGGCCCTTATTTCTGAAGGTAGTAAACTTGGTCAGGATGCTTTGGTTGATGGTCTGTTACTTGAAAGAGTGTCAACTGAACCATCGCTACTTCCCGAGTAAGTCTGCTTACATTACGCTAactctttttttctattcttATTAGCAGTTACAAGTATTTTATTACCACCACTAGCATTCATATTGCAAAAAATAATCACTTATGTTTTCTTATGCAGAGAGAGGGTTCCCCTCATTTTTTCCATGTTGTTATGGGATGTTCATAGATCTGCCTCAGATCATGTTGTTGATCGATACTTTGCTTCGTCAGCTTTCTCCACTACTGGTATGATGACCGACAGGTTTCCGATATTTCAATTGTTTCATCACTTAATTTATTTCTCTTTCCCCTTTCGTGCGAACAAACAACTGAGTTTGCAACTCTGTTGCTGTTATGCTGGATAAAAACTTCTACAAACATTTGGTTTACATCTGATACTGTTCTGCTGTGAGGAAACTGATGTCTTTAAATGCTGCAATTTCATATACCATTAGCATGTGCCTATTAATGTGAACACAACTATTATCATTTACTACAATGCCTTCTAGACACCGTTGCCATTTTATTGAGAGTTTCCTTTGTTTCTCATATAATCAGTGTTTTATCAACGGCATGTTATCATGCCGCATGTGAAGTTGTGAACTTAAATTCGTGGATGACAAGTTTTGATACAACAAGTAGCTTTCATGTAAAATGCGTGTAGGCTATTTGTCGAGTTTAGTTTTGTGATCTGGGAGCATTTTTCTTTGTGGCACAATGAGCTTTgcttttctgaagaaaaaaacaatctgATGTCCTGGTTGCTGCAACTTCGCATTGTTATTAACTTATTACTATATTGTAGATCATACAAATAGTTCCTGTGATTTACAATTTCAAGTTATCTTCCTTGCAGTGAAACCTTACATGGAAGCAAGATTGGTCTTTCTAAAACGTGATCAGCTGGATGTTCTTGTCTCCTTAATTGAGGATTTTCTCGTGAACAAAGAAGTTATGGTTTGTGATAAACTGGGAGATGGGAATGCTGTCGCAAACAAGTATCACCTAGATAATGAAACTGGCATACAAGTATCCACTAAACCTGCAACTATAGATCAATTTACCTCTGCTTGCATCCTATTGGCTTCAGTATGTCTTAAAGAGGAGAGAGTGGATGTTGTTTTAGAGGTTTCATACAAAGTTCTTCAGATGGGTAAACGAAATCTTTCTTGGACTATGTTGGCTCTGCATGTTTTTGGTTCCATATGTGGTGATAAGCTGTTCTTTATGAAGAGTTGCAACCTTCTCATGACAACTATACGATTGGTTGTCCTGATTCTCGAGAGCAAAGACACTTCCTTGTGCCTTGTGTCATCTTATATTCAATCCAATAGATCAACAGCCTTCCCATCTTGTACACATTGCCTTTTTAATAAGGATACAGTGTCCATAGATGTTTTTATCTCTTCTCTGCTCGATGAGCTGAATTTATGCTCTGTGTTATGGAACAATCATGCCAACACAAATGAAACTATTACAAAGCACAGTTCTCATTTGGGATCTAGTGGGCTGGAGATCAATTGTGGTGAAACTTGCAATATCTCCAAGCAAGCAAAATTTGCTGAGGATATCAACTATTCTGCAGGGAGGGACC
The Brachypodium distachyon strain Bd21 chromosome 2, Brachypodium_distachyon_v3.0, whole genome shotgun sequence genome window above contains:
- the LOC100835630 gene encoding uncharacterized protein LOC100835630 isoform X1, translated to MAAAENDSSQEPPPLASGSGGGGPNPCCAKLWKKCQKNETARAALRDGIKVLNSEIARLENEKSALSDVCKEERLRADSAEAARETESDARDALEKEIIELKAQNSALQQKQNISRNDDELLRISELEEENRQLKQVLGEERTKIDSVKKKVDEERSKALEMQKLLKSEAHKHEEYKRLADTERKVAHDWKASLEKLRIEANGTKAQLATQIQKTGEAHKMAEAERQKAAREKKCADSEKMLAEKNKRQIEVERKKVMEEKSRADNLFAKLEDQTKLNDNLRVSIEAEKEKLMCEKNRADHLLQKFEEERKRSEYLQRKCDSFSSSRDMISVVNHGIQQADVANERANIKLLKEKLKRKKEQLQHVKKVLELDKALMRRELQLLKQEWMQPLSRFNMLDDYLADGAKGIDVLKKSKRQQELHDFEQNLLPHNPVAGPYFGIQAGGMIPFTSTPREYASYQLPRESCTRPISGTSSELEPPIGSALRMKSKNHPRSSCPTSISDKKFMGSQGKESLLVSSTGIRTNQSSVVPELPPKDFNGARKQDVVLLDSSGNSSQQNASKPSLPGGTEVADQMPNDGRKRKRTKKSVESAALSSKRNLLNSKKIKTHDASTNGNLAFNDNCSSLQQEHNIIACVNEGLQNNQRKCHIVADRFPSSKLPSPGAGNACASLLSFEKLIEGGCLKLLDLDNDADEEKYRKAMEKPISPDLPIVTKGSISRHSGNGNDFEYDRVCPALEVEESANVSATASLNCLPHGNEAPYAVSSLAVESDNTIRPLFSGSSCGGHTNAILHLHKGAPDKNRPVQICDGSSDAGLRRYAGTSKAQTAEVINLTSDSVTGHCHAAENNTLYFVGVVSLKRSSIVKIFHYWEALISEGSKLGQDALVDGLLLERVSTEPSLLPEERVPLIFSMLLWDVHRSASDHVVDRYFASSAFSTTVKPYMEARLVFLKRDQLDVLVSLIEDFLVNKEVMVCDKLGDGNAVANKYHLDNETGIQVSTKPATIDQFTSACILLASVCLKEERVDVVLEVSYKVLQMGKRNLSWTMLALHVFGSICGDKLFFMKSCNLLMTTIRLVVLILESKDTSLCLVSSYIQSNRSTAFPSCTHCLFNKDTVSIDVFISSLLDELNLCSVLWNNHANTNETITKHSSHLGSSGLEINCGETCNISKQAKFAEDINYSAGRDLCYFTEIISLLELFGSYMSCEWTYNNVVVRLLKILESCTSEEYSAAILVLVSQLGRFFIGDVGYETKSVIELRNKLSVLIGTDFTRSRSILVQFSAVSALLSLLPLTFDKVIIRQPSALSGPSSEISEWFAQLSKENQSFARSFFT